The Bacillus sp. F19 DNA segment CCATAATAGATTAATGAGAAAAATAGTTAAGAAATCACAATATAAAAGGCATTGTGTCTTTGCATAAACTTTAGTAAGATATGACCTGTTACCTTCATTAAGAGGTATAACAAGGTTAGGAGGAAGTCGATTGCTTTCAAATAGTGTAACGATGGTGTTAATCATCTTGCTCATCAATATTGTTTACGTATCATTTTTTACGATACGCATGATTTTGACGTTAAAGGGTCAGCGGTATCTAGCGGCTTTTATCAGTACGATTGAGGTTGTTATATATGTCATTGGCCTTGGGCTGGTGCTGGATAATTTAAATGAGATTCAGAACTTAATTGCCTATGCTATTGGGTATGGGATTGGTGTTATTGTCGGGATGAAAATTGAAGAGAAGCTTGCTCTTGGGTATATTACGGTTAATGTGATTTCTACTGAAAGTGAGAGAGATTTGCCTGCGATTTTAAGAGATCGCGGATATGGTGTGACAGACTGGATGGCAAATGGGCGCGAGGGAGACCGTTTGGCGATGCAGATTCTCACGCCGCGCAAATATGAATTAAATTTGTATGCAGCTATTAAGGAGCTTGATCCGAAGGCGTTTATTATTGCTTTTGAACCGAAAACCATACACGGCGGTTTCTGGGTGAAGGCTGTAAGAAGGAGCAAGATTGAAGTATGACAGATAAACCTAAAAAGCGAAAGTTTGAGGTGCTGGAGGGCGAGACCATTGACAGCTGTCTTTCCCGTATGCAAAAAGAGGGTTATATGCCTGTAAGAAGAATGGAAGAACCCATCTTTAAAGAAGAGAAGATAAATGGTGTAATTGAAGTGGTACCTTATGGTAAAAAGATTGTTTTTGAAGGGAAATTGATCTAAATACGAACGTTTTTATTGTGATAGGGATAATTGTTCGATTTTGCGTTGACAAGTCCTTAAGTGTGCTGTTATGATAAACATGGATATAAAAACGAATGTATTTTACCTCATATAAAGTCGGGAATATGGCCCGAAAGTTTCTACCCGATAACCGTAAATTATTGGACTATGAGGGAAAGTAATTTCAGCCTGTCATGGAACGGCTTGATTTTATCATGTTCTGATGCCCGGTTTGTATTGCTTTCTCTTATAGAGAAGCGATGCATGCTGGGCTTTTTTTATGGATAAAAAAGGTGGGATATCGAATGGAAGCAGCAGTTGGGATTATTATGGGAAGCACGTCTGACTGGGAAACAATGAAGCATGCGTGCGATATTTTAGATGAGCTGCAGGTGCCTTACGAGAAAAAAGTCGTTTCGGCGCATCGTACACCTGATTATATGTTTGAATACGCAGAAGATGCTAGAAATAGAGGACTAAAGGTTATTATTGCAGGGGCCGGGGGTGCAGCGCATTTGCCTGGCATGGTAGCAGCGAAGACAACGCTCCCTGTTATCGGAGTGCCTGTTCAGTCAAAAGCGCTGAATGGCATGGACTCCCTGTTGTCGATTGTTCAAATGCCTGGAGGCGTTCCGGTTGCAACGGTTGCGATCGGAAAAGCTGGTGCGGTAAACGCAGGGCTGCTTGCTGCACAAATTTTATCGATTACAAACCAAGAGATCGCAGAAGCACTGGAAACAAGACGTGAACAAACGAGAAAAAATGTGCTGGAAAGCAGTGATGAGCTTGTCTAACAAAACAATATTGCCAGGTTCCACGATTGGAATTATCGGCGGCGGTCAGCTTGGCCGAATGATGACGGTGGCTGCGAAAAGCATGGGATATGATGTGGCGGTTTTAGATCCTGCACCGAACTCACCATGCGGTCAGCTAGCAGACTATGAAATTACCGCTTCCTATAATGATTTATCAGCGATAAAGAAGCTTGCTGAACTTAGTGATGTGATAACCTACGAGTTTGAAAACATAGATTACGAGGCTTTGAAGTGGATTGAAGAGAATGCCTGCCTTCCTCAAGGTTCTGTTCTTCTCTCTTTAACTCAAGATCGCGAGACAGAGAAAAAAGCGATTACAGACGCGGGCTGCAAGGTTGCGGACTACCGGATTGTCAAAACGGAAGAAGAACTTTCCTCTGCTGTAAGCGAACTTCAGTATCCATGTGTTTTGAAAACATGCAGAGGTGGCTACGATGGTAAAGGGCAGGCTGTGATCAGGCTGGAAAGTGATATACCTGCAGCCCGAGACCTATTAAAAAGCGGTACATGTATTCTGGAAAAATGGGTGTCTTTTGAAAAAGAGATCTCGGTGATTGCTGCCAGAAACTCTGATGGAGAGATCAGCTCCTTCCCTATTGCAGAAAACATTCATGTAAACAATATTCTTCATCAAAGCATCGTGCCTGCAAGGATACAGGAAGAGGTTGCCGAAGAAGCAAGAAAACAGGCAGATAAGCTTGCAAAAGCGTTTAGCCTGGTCGGTACCCTTTCCGTTGAAATGTTTGTGACGAAAGATGGAGAAGTATTTATAAATGAACTTGCTCCAAGACCGCACAATTCCGGTCATTACACGATTGATCTTTGCGAGACGGATCAATTTGAGCAGCACATCAGAGCTGTATGCAATCTGCCGCTCGGGAAGCCGGCGCTGCTGCATCCTGGACTGATGGTCAACGTTTTAGGCGAACACATGCCGCTTGTTTTAAATAATCTTTCGTTATTCCGCGAAGGTAAGATATACTTGTACGGTAAAAAAGAGGCGAAGCACAAACGGAAAATGGGGCACGTCACTTTTTTAACAGAAGCAATCGAACAGACAGAAACACAGATCAACAAACTATGGGATCAACAATAGAACGGAGGATTTATCGATGATTGAACGCTACACAAGACCTGAAATGGGTGCTATTTGGACGGAAGAAAACCGTTTTAAAGCTTGGCTTGAGGTTGAAATTCTTGCATGTGAAGCATGGGCTGAGCTTGGGCATATCCCAAAGGAAGACGTAAAGCTGCTTCGCCAAAATGCGTCATTTGATATTAACCGCATCAAGGAAATCGAAGAAGAAACACGCCACGACGTTGTTGCTTTTACTAGAGCTGTTTCTGAAACGCTTGGAGAAGAAAGAAAATGGGTGCATTACGGCTTAACTTCAACGGATGTAGTTGACACAGCCCTTTCTTATCTTTTGAAGCAGGCTAACGATATTCTTTTAAAAGACATCGAAAACTTTGTTGAAATCTTAAAAAACAAGGCGATTGAACACAAATACACCGTTATGATGGGCCGTACACATGGTGTACACGCTGAGCCTACGACGTTTGGACTTAAGCTTGGATTATGGTACGAAGAAATGAAACGCAACTTAGAGCGCTTCAAGCGTTCAGCAGAAGGCATTGAATTTGGAAAAATGTCCGGCGCAGTTGGCACATATGCAAACATCGATCCTTTTGTTGAAGCATATGTGTGTGAAAAGTTAGGCTTGCAGGCAGCTCCAATCTCTACACAGACCTTGCAGCGCGACCGTCACGCAGATTATATGAGCACACTTGCATTAATCGCAACGTCAATTGAAAAATTCGCAACAGAGGTTCGCGGTCTTCAAAAGAGTGAAACACGCGAGGTTGAGGAATTCTTCGCAAAAGGTCAAAAAGGATCTTCTGCTATGCCTCACAAACGCAACCCGATCGGTTCTGAAAACATGACAGGTCTTGCAAGGGTCATCCGCGGCTACATGATGACAGCTTACGAAAATGTGCCGCTATGGCATGAGCGTGACATCTCACACTCATCTGCAGAGCGTATTATTCTGCCGGATGCAACCATTGCTTTGAACTACATGCTGAACCGCTTCGGCAACATCGTGAAGAACTTGACTGTTTTCCCTGAAAATATGAAGCGCAACATGGACCGCACTCTTGGTCTTATTTATTCACAGCGCGTCCTTCTTGCTCTGATTGATTCAGGTATGACACGCGAGCAGGCTTACGATATCGTGCAGCCAAAAGCAATGGAAGCATGGGAAAAACAAGTGCCATTCCGCAGCCTTGTAGAAGCGGATGGAACGATCACAGACCGTCTATCAAGTGAACTCATTGAAGACTGCTTTGATTACAACTACCACTTAAAAGGTGTAGATACAATATTTGAACGCTTAGGTCTTTAAGCGGAATCTTAAAAAACAAAGAGGTAAATATTTTATTTGCCTCTTTGTTTAAAGAAGCGAAGCAGGAGCTTGTACCTTGATGTCCGGCTCAAGCCCAACTCCTCGGCCAGAACGGCTTCGCCAGTAAAGGCAAAAAGCGCCTTTACTGGCGGATCCTTATCTGTCTGCCGGAGCTAAACAGGCGCTTCCGCACTTCTTATGTTCCCAATATTCTGTCGTTACTAGGAGGATTTTCATGACTATTCAAAAGTTGAACCTGCTTTATGAAGGCAAGGCGAAGCAAATTTACCGCACAAATGAAGATGCTGTTTTGCTAGTTTCATATAAAAACTCTGCAACAGCGTTTAATGGTGAGAAGAAAGCCGAAATCGAAGGGAAAGGCCGTTTAAATAATGAAATCTCGACGCTGCTGTTTGAAAAGCTTGCCGAGAATGGCATTGAGAGTCATTTTATTAAAAGACTTTCCCAAACGGAGCAGCTTGTAAGAGAGGTTTCGATTGTGCCGCTTGAGGTCGTTGTCCGGAACATCATGGCAGGAAGCCTTTCAAAGCGACTTGGAATAGAGGAAGGAACACCGCTTAAAACTCCAATTGTAGAATTCTATTATAAAAATGATGATTTAGGTGATCCTCTGATTACTGAAGATCACATTGAACTCCTTGAGGCTGCAACGAAAGAGCAAGTACATCAGCTGAAGGAAGCAGCGTTAAAAGTGAATCAAGTCTTGATCAGCCACTTCAAAAACTGCGGCATCCGCTTGGTCGACTTTAAATTGGAATTTGGTTTAACAAAGGATGGCACACTGCTTTTAGCAGATGAGATTTCGCCTGATACGTGCCGGTTATGGGACGAAAAAACGAATGAAAAGTTTGATAAAGATGTTTTCCGCCGTGATATCGGCAGCTTAACAGATGCATACTCAGAAATTTTAAATCGTTTAGGAGGAGAAACAGCATGTACAAAGTAAAGGTATTCGTTACACTCAGAGAAAGCGTTCTTGATCCACAGGGAAGCGCGGTACAGCACGCATTGCACAGCATGAACTACAAAGAGGTTAACGATGTTAGGATTGGAAAGTACATGGAGCTTACGATTGAAAAGACTGAGCGTGACTTGGACGCGACTGTTCGTGAAATGTGCGAAAAGCTGCTTGCAAACACAGTCATCGAAGATTACCGCTATGAGGTGGAGGAGGTTGTCGCACAGTGAAATTCGCCGTCATCGTTTTTCCGGGATCAAACTGTGATATCGATATGTTCCACGCTATCAAGGATGAGCTTGGGGAAGAAGCAGAGTACATTTGGCATGATGAAACAGATCTAAGCCGTTTTGATGGCATTCTTCTTCCGGGGGGATTTTCATACGGAGACTATCTTCGCTCTGGCGCCATCGCGCGTTTTGCAAATGTCATGAAGGAAGTTGTTAAAGCTGCAGAAGAAGGCAAGCCGGTTCTTGGTGTATGCAACGGGTTTCAGATTTTACTTGAAGCAGGCTTATTGCCGGGTGCGATGAAGCGCAATGAAAACTTGAAATTCATGTGCCGCCCGACAAACCTTATCGTTCAAAATGAGAAAACGATGTTCACTTCTGCCTATGAAAAAGAGAAGGTCATCTCTGTTCCGATCGCGCATGGTGAAGGAAACTACTATTGTGATGAGCTGACCTTAGAAAGATTAAGAGAAAACAATCAAATTGTCTTCACATATGAAAACAATCCAAATGGAAGTTTGGAAGATATCGCAGGAATCGTAAATGAGCGCGGAAATGTTCTTGGAATGATGCCTCATCCTGAACGTGCAGTTGATTCACTGCTTGGAAGCGCGGATGGACTGAACCTATTTAAATCGATCGTGAAAAACTGGAGGGAATCTCATGTCACTACTGCTTGAACCAACACAGCAAATGATTAAAGAAGAGAAAATCTACCGTCAAATGGGCGTTAGTGATGATGAGTTTTCAATGATTGAAAAGATTATGGGACGCCTGCCGAATTATACAGAGCTCGGTATTTTCTCTGTCATGTGGTCAGAGCACTGCAGTTATAAAAATTCGAAGCCTGTTTTAAAGAAGTT contains these protein-coding regions:
- a CDS encoding DUF5698 domain-containing protein; this encodes MVLIILLINIVYVSFFTIRMILTLKGQRYLAAFISTIEVVIYVIGLGLVLDNLNEIQNLIAYAIGYGIGVIVGMKIEEKLALGYITVNVISTESERDLPAILRDRGYGVTDWMANGREGDRLAMQILTPRKYELNLYAAIKELDPKAFIIAFEPKTIHGGFWVKAVRRSKIEV
- a CDS encoding NETI motif-containing protein, encoding MTDKPKKRKFEVLEGETIDSCLSRMQKEGYMPVRRMEEPIFKEEKINGVIEVVPYGKKIVFEGKLI
- the purE gene encoding 5-(carboxyamino)imidazole ribonucleotide mutase, which translates into the protein MEAAVGIIMGSTSDWETMKHACDILDELQVPYEKKVVSAHRTPDYMFEYAEDARNRGLKVIIAGAGGAAHLPGMVAAKTTLPVIGVPVQSKALNGMDSLLSIVQMPGGVPVATVAIGKAGAVNAGLLAAQILSITNQEIAEALETRREQTRKNVLESSDELV
- the purK gene encoding 5-(carboxyamino)imidazole ribonucleotide synthase gives rise to the protein MCWKAVMSLSNKTILPGSTIGIIGGGQLGRMMTVAAKSMGYDVAVLDPAPNSPCGQLADYEITASYNDLSAIKKLAELSDVITYEFENIDYEALKWIEENACLPQGSVLLSLTQDRETEKKAITDAGCKVADYRIVKTEEELSSAVSELQYPCVLKTCRGGYDGKGQAVIRLESDIPAARDLLKSGTCILEKWVSFEKEISVIAARNSDGEISSFPIAENIHVNNILHQSIVPARIQEEVAEEARKQADKLAKAFSLVGTLSVEMFVTKDGEVFINELAPRPHNSGHYTIDLCETDQFEQHIRAVCNLPLGKPALLHPGLMVNVLGEHMPLVLNNLSLFREGKIYLYGKKEAKHKRKMGHVTFLTEAIEQTETQINKLWDQQ
- the purB gene encoding adenylosuccinate lyase, which produces MIERYTRPEMGAIWTEENRFKAWLEVEILACEAWAELGHIPKEDVKLLRQNASFDINRIKEIEEETRHDVVAFTRAVSETLGEERKWVHYGLTSTDVVDTALSYLLKQANDILLKDIENFVEILKNKAIEHKYTVMMGRTHGVHAEPTTFGLKLGLWYEEMKRNLERFKRSAEGIEFGKMSGAVGTYANIDPFVEAYVCEKLGLQAAPISTQTLQRDRHADYMSTLALIATSIEKFATEVRGLQKSETREVEEFFAKGQKGSSAMPHKRNPIGSENMTGLARVIRGYMMTAYENVPLWHERDISHSSAERIILPDATIALNYMLNRFGNIVKNLTVFPENMKRNMDRTLGLIYSQRVLLALIDSGMTREQAYDIVQPKAMEAWEKQVPFRSLVEADGTITDRLSSELIEDCFDYNYHLKGVDTIFERLGL
- a CDS encoding phosphoribosylaminoimidazolesuccinocarboxamide synthase; this encodes MQKLNLLYEGKAKQIYRTNEDAVLLVSYKNSATAFNGEKKAEIEGKGRLNNEISTLLFEKLAENGIESHFIKRLSQTEQLVREVSIVPLEVVVRNIMAGSLSKRLGIEEGTPLKTPIVEFYYKNDDLGDPLITEDHIELLEAATKEQVHQLKEAALKVNQVLISHFKNCGIRLVDFKLEFGLTKDGTLLLADEISPDTCRLWDEKTNEKFDKDVFRRDIGSLTDAYSEILNRLGGETACTK
- the purS gene encoding phosphoribosylformylglycinamidine synthase subunit PurS, coding for MYKVKVFVTLRESVLDPQGSAVQHALHSMNYKEVNDVRIGKYMELTIEKTERDLDATVREMCEKLLANTVIEDYRYEVEEVVAQ
- the purQ gene encoding phosphoribosylformylglycinamidine synthase subunit PurQ; translation: MKFAVIVFPGSNCDIDMFHAIKDELGEEAEYIWHDETDLSRFDGILLPGGFSYGDYLRSGAIARFANVMKEVVKAAEEGKPVLGVCNGFQILLEAGLLPGAMKRNENLKFMCRPTNLIVQNEKTMFTSAYEKEKVISVPIAHGEGNYYCDELTLERLRENNQIVFTYENNPNGSLEDIAGIVNERGNVLGMMPHPERAVDSLLGSADGLNLFKSIVKNWRESHVTTA